From Asterias rubens chromosome 6, eAstRub1.3, whole genome shotgun sequence, one genomic window encodes:
- the LOC117291186 gene encoding cryptochrome-1-like isoform X1, whose amino-acid sequence MNPSVRLSPRKNNERKMGKRKRTKGSSRRGVSLVHWFRNKGLRLDDNPALKEALVGAKTFRCVYILDPWFARSPNQGVNKWRFLLQCLVDLDSSLRKLNSRLFLIRGQPSDVFPKLFKEWGVNRLSFEEDPEVFGKQRDAKIKTLAATFQVQVITRLSHTLYDPKEILSVNSNSPPLTYKHFQYLISLLDPPPFPEDTITLADIEGVNTAIMSDHDSKYGLSSLEELGFDTEDLQPPVWIGGETVAKQRLDRHLERKAWVANFERPRMSSASLMTSPTGLGPYLRFGCLSPRLFYWRLTELYCKMKKTTDIPLYLHGQLYWREFFFTLGYNNAKLDQMIDNPICIPIPWEENDKKLQQWRNGETGFPWIDAIMIQLRQEGWIHPIARHAVACFLTRGDLWISWEEGAKVFEDLLLDADWSVNAGNWIWLSCSSFHQQFFHCYKFCPVMFSQQTDPNGDYVRKYIPALKNFSAKYIYNPWTAPLDVQEKAKCVIGKDYPLPMVNHDKVSRINSDRMNKILQGVARKPSYDESFTASTLHTKVQNRHRIPNMQKEPPRKLARLTQDHLSTHPNNYMPAQDDLTAGTSSYMQTQDDLTTGNNSYMPTQDELSVGTNSYLQTQDELTAGNNSYMQTQDELTAGTMSYMPTRDELTAGNNSYMATQNEQSAGNNSYMPTQDELTVGTNSYLQSQDDLTAGSNSYMSADDELTAGTNSYLPATYQSSIHPVQDTYSIQDAFTMPQDNLLEQDPRQNSPWDDMTRGILHAHVQTTLPGNNWQ is encoded by the exons ATGAACCCTTCGGTGCGTTTATCTCCAAGGAAAAACAACGAGAGAAAAATGGGGAAAAGAAAGCGCACTAAGGGTAGTTCTCGTCGTGGTGTTTCGTTGGTTCATTGGTTCAGGAATAAAGGACTTCGACTTGATGATAACCCGGCCTTAAAAGAAGCTTTAGTCGGTGCAAAAACCTTCCGATGTGTATACATTCTGGACCCTTGGTTTGCCAGATCTCCAAACCAGGGAGTCAACAAGTGGAG ATTTCTTCTCCAGTGCTTAGTGGACCTCGACTCAAGTTTGCGCAAGCTCAACTCTCGGCTCTTTCTCATTAGGGGACAGCCTTCAGACGTGTTTCCAAAATTATTCAAG GAATGGGGAGTAAACAGATTGTCCTTTGAAGAAGACCCAGAGGTGTTTGGAAAACAACGTGACGCCAAAATTAAGACGCTTGCGGCTACGTTTCAAGTGCAGGTCATTACGAGATTGTCGCATACACTCTACGATCCTAAAGA AATATTGTCCGTAAACAGCAACAGTCCGCCGTTAACCTACAAGCACTTCCAGTACCTCATCTCTCTACTGGATCCACCACCATTCCCGGAAGACACTATCACACTAGCAGACATTGAAGGAGTCAACACTGCAATAATGTCAGATCACGATTCCAAGTATGGCCTTTCATCTCTTGAAGAACTCG GATTTGATACTGAGGACCTCCAGCCTCCCGTTTGGATTGGAGGAGAGACTGTTGCTAAGCAACGGCTGGATCGCCACCTGGAAAGAAAG GCATGGGTAGCCAATTTTGAGCGTCCCCGTATGTCAAGCGCTTCACTGATGACCAGCCCTACTGGACTAGGACCCTATCTTAGATTTGGATGTCTGTCACCTAGACTCTTCTACTGGAGGCTCACTGAGCTATATTGCAAG ATGAAGAAGACAACTGATATTCCGCTGTATCTACACGGCCAGCTGTACTGGCGAGAGTTTTTTTTCACACTTGGCTACAATAATGCAAAGCTGGATCAGATGATTGATAACCCAATCTGCATTCCGATACCGTGGGAAGAAAATGATAAGAAGCTTCAGCAATGGAGAAAT GGTGAGACTGGATTCCCTTGGATTGATGCCATCATGATCCAGCTTCGCCAGGAGGGATGGATTCATCCGATTGCACGACACGCTGTCGCCTGCTTCCTGACACGCGGTGACCTCTGGATCAGCTGGGAGGAAGGGGCAAAG GTATTCGAGGACCTTCTTTTGGACGCTGACTGGAGCGTGAATGCTGGAAACTGGATCTGGCTCTCCTGCTCATCGTTTCACcaacagttctttcactgttaCAAGTTCTGCCCAGTGATGTTCAGTCAGCAAACTGACCCCAATGGTGACTATGTTCG GAAGTACATACCAGCACTGAAGAATTTCTCAGCCAAGTATATCTATAATCCGTGGACGGCGCCACTTGACGTCCAAGAGAAGGCAAAATGTGTCATTG GTAAAGATTATCCTCTGCCGATGGTAAACCATGACAAAGTCAGTCGAATCAACTCTGATAGGATGAATAAGATTCTGCAGGGTGTTGCCAGGAAACCTAGCTATGATG AATCCTTTACTGCCAGTACTCTGCACACCAAGGTACAAAATCGCCACAGGATCCCCAACATGCAGAAAGAACCACCACGTAAGCTTGCCAGACTTACCCAGGACCATTTGTCGACACACCCAAACAACTACATGCCTGCTCAAGACGATTTAACGGCTGGCACCAGCAGTTACATGCAAACACAAGATGATTTAACGACGGGCAACAACAGCTACATGCCCACTCAAGATGAACTATCGGTGGGCACTAACAGTTACTTGCAAACTCAAGATGAGTTAACGGCGGGCAACAACAGCTACATGCAAACTCAAGATGAACTAACGGCGGGCACCATGAGTTACATGCCCACTCGAGATGAACTAACTGCAGGCAACAACAGTTACATGGCTACTCAAAATGAACAATCGGCAGGCAACAACAGCTACATGCCCACTCAAGATGAACTAACGGTGGGCACAAACAGTTACTTGCAATCTCAGGATGATTTAACTGCAGGCTCTAACAGTTACATGTCTGCTGACGACGAGTTAACGGCGGGCACTAACAGTTACTTGCCTGCCACCTACCAGTCAAGCATCCATCCTGTGCAAGATACCTATAGCATTCAAGACGCATTCACCATGCCTCAAGACAACCTGCTGGAACAAGACCCTCGACAGAACTCTCCATGGGATGACATGACACGGGGAATcttacatgcacatgtacaaacAACTCTT
- the LOC117291186 gene encoding cryptochrome-1-like isoform X2: MNPSVRLSPRKNNERKMGKRKRTKGSSRRGVSLVHWFRNKGLRLDDNPALKEALVGAKTFRCVYILDPWFARSPNQGVNKWRFLLQCLVDLDSSLRKLNSRLFLIRGQPSDVFPKLFKEWGVNRLSFEEDPEVFGKQRDAKIKTLAATFQVQVITRLSHTLYDPKEILSVNSNSPPLTYKHFQYLISLLDPPPFPEDTITLADIEGVNTAIMSDHDSKYGLSSLEELGFDTEDLQPPVWIGGETVAKQRLDRHLERKAWVANFERPRMSSASLMTSPTGLGPYLRFGCLSPRLFYWRLTELYCKMKKTTDIPLYLHGQLYWREFFFTLGYNNAKLDQMIDNPICIPIPWEENDKKLQQWRNGETGFPWIDAIMIQLRQEGWIHPIARHAVACFLTRGDLWISWEEGAKVFEDLLLDADWSVNAGNWIWLSCSSFHQQFFHCYKFCPVMFSQQTDPNGDYVRKYIPALKNFSAKYIYNPWTAPLDVQEKAKCVIGKDYPLPMVNHDKVSRINSDRMNKILQGVARKPSYDESFTASTLHTKVQNRHRIPNMQKEPPRKLARLTQDHLSTHPNNYMPAQDDLTAGTSSYMQTQDDLTTGNNSYMPTQDELSVGTNSYLQTQDELTAGNNSYMQTQDELTAGTMSYMPTRDELTAGNNSYMATQNEQSAGNNSYMPTQDELTVGTNSYLQSQDDLTAGSNSYMSADDELTAGTNSYLPATYQSSIHPVQDTYSIQDAFTMPQDNLLEQDPRQNSPWDDMTRGILHAHVQTTLPGNNWQ, encoded by the exons ATGAACCCTTCGGTGCGTTTATCTCCAAGGAAAAAC AACGAGAGAAAAATGGGGAAAAGAAAGCGCACTAAGGGTAGTTCTCGTCGTGGTGTTTCGTTGGTTCATTGGTTCAGGAATAAAGGACTTCGACTTGATGATAACCCGGCCTTAAAAGAAGCTTTAGTCGGTGCAAAAACCTTCCGATGTGTATACATTCTGGACCCTTGGTTTGCCAGATCTCCAAACCAGGGAGTCAACAAGTGGAG ATTTCTTCTCCAGTGCTTAGTGGACCTCGACTCAAGTTTGCGCAAGCTCAACTCTCGGCTCTTTCTCATTAGGGGACAGCCTTCAGACGTGTTTCCAAAATTATTCAAG GAATGGGGAGTAAACAGATTGTCCTTTGAAGAAGACCCAGAGGTGTTTGGAAAACAACGTGACGCCAAAATTAAGACGCTTGCGGCTACGTTTCAAGTGCAGGTCATTACGAGATTGTCGCATACACTCTACGATCCTAAAGA AATATTGTCCGTAAACAGCAACAGTCCGCCGTTAACCTACAAGCACTTCCAGTACCTCATCTCTCTACTGGATCCACCACCATTCCCGGAAGACACTATCACACTAGCAGACATTGAAGGAGTCAACACTGCAATAATGTCAGATCACGATTCCAAGTATGGCCTTTCATCTCTTGAAGAACTCG GATTTGATACTGAGGACCTCCAGCCTCCCGTTTGGATTGGAGGAGAGACTGTTGCTAAGCAACGGCTGGATCGCCACCTGGAAAGAAAG GCATGGGTAGCCAATTTTGAGCGTCCCCGTATGTCAAGCGCTTCACTGATGACCAGCCCTACTGGACTAGGACCCTATCTTAGATTTGGATGTCTGTCACCTAGACTCTTCTACTGGAGGCTCACTGAGCTATATTGCAAG ATGAAGAAGACAACTGATATTCCGCTGTATCTACACGGCCAGCTGTACTGGCGAGAGTTTTTTTTCACACTTGGCTACAATAATGCAAAGCTGGATCAGATGATTGATAACCCAATCTGCATTCCGATACCGTGGGAAGAAAATGATAAGAAGCTTCAGCAATGGAGAAAT GGTGAGACTGGATTCCCTTGGATTGATGCCATCATGATCCAGCTTCGCCAGGAGGGATGGATTCATCCGATTGCACGACACGCTGTCGCCTGCTTCCTGACACGCGGTGACCTCTGGATCAGCTGGGAGGAAGGGGCAAAG GTATTCGAGGACCTTCTTTTGGACGCTGACTGGAGCGTGAATGCTGGAAACTGGATCTGGCTCTCCTGCTCATCGTTTCACcaacagttctttcactgttaCAAGTTCTGCCCAGTGATGTTCAGTCAGCAAACTGACCCCAATGGTGACTATGTTCG GAAGTACATACCAGCACTGAAGAATTTCTCAGCCAAGTATATCTATAATCCGTGGACGGCGCCACTTGACGTCCAAGAGAAGGCAAAATGTGTCATTG GTAAAGATTATCCTCTGCCGATGGTAAACCATGACAAAGTCAGTCGAATCAACTCTGATAGGATGAATAAGATTCTGCAGGGTGTTGCCAGGAAACCTAGCTATGATG AATCCTTTACTGCCAGTACTCTGCACACCAAGGTACAAAATCGCCACAGGATCCCCAACATGCAGAAAGAACCACCACGTAAGCTTGCCAGACTTACCCAGGACCATTTGTCGACACACCCAAACAACTACATGCCTGCTCAAGACGATTTAACGGCTGGCACCAGCAGTTACATGCAAACACAAGATGATTTAACGACGGGCAACAACAGCTACATGCCCACTCAAGATGAACTATCGGTGGGCACTAACAGTTACTTGCAAACTCAAGATGAGTTAACGGCGGGCAACAACAGCTACATGCAAACTCAAGATGAACTAACGGCGGGCACCATGAGTTACATGCCCACTCGAGATGAACTAACTGCAGGCAACAACAGTTACATGGCTACTCAAAATGAACAATCGGCAGGCAACAACAGCTACATGCCCACTCAAGATGAACTAACGGTGGGCACAAACAGTTACTTGCAATCTCAGGATGATTTAACTGCAGGCTCTAACAGTTACATGTCTGCTGACGACGAGTTAACGGCGGGCACTAACAGTTACTTGCCTGCCACCTACCAGTCAAGCATCCATCCTGTGCAAGATACCTATAGCATTCAAGACGCATTCACCATGCCTCAAGACAACCTGCTGGAACAAGACCCTCGACAGAACTCTCCATGGGATGACATGACACGGGGAATcttacatgcacatgtacaaacAACTCTT
- the LOC117291650 gene encoding WASH complex subunit 3-like: MDADGLPLVGPGVDLTKVGAIHPKRMLAFLNHFVTHTTRFLNKFSCVCEQKLSDLNTRIQRLEVTMNILEAKLASIPGLENVTVAAPPVPGPTPEAPPTVVQDVPALPAADQPNLPAVEAPPEAPPTMTVSQDPRYIKYFKMINMGVPVGALRQKVLLDGLNPDYLDTPNAPAPQATQDDSDSSFVESSSDEQDEFSD; this comes from the exons ATGGATGCCGATGGTTTGCCACTTGTTGGTCCAGGTGTGGACCTTACAAAG GTTGGAGCGATTCATCCGAAGCGAATGCTAGCATTTCTCAACCACTTTGTAACTCACACAACTCGATTCCTCAACAAGTTCTCCTGTGTATGTGAACAG AAATTGTCCGATCTGAACACAAGAATACAGAGGTTAGAGGTCACCATGAACATCCTGGAAGCCAAG CTTGCATCTATTCCTGGTCTTGAGAATGTGACTGTAGCGGCTCCCCCTGTCCCAGGACCGACACCAGAGGCCCCTCCTACTGTTGTACAAGACGTACCAGCCTTGCCTGCAGCTGATCAACCA AATCTACCTGCAGTAGAAGCACCCCCTGAAGCCCCGCCCACAATGACTGTGTCTCAGGACCCACGATACATTAAATACTTCAAGATGATAAATATG GGTGTACCTGTTGGTGCTTTAAGACAGAAAGTTTTGTTGGACGGTCTTAATCCTGACTATCTAGA CACGCCTAATGCCCCAGCACCCCAAGCCACACAAGATGATTCTGACTCGTCCTTTGTGGAGAGCAGTAGTGACGAACAAGATGAGTTCAGTGATTAG